CAGGTAGGCAGTAAAACTGCTGCCGCGATTGAAGCAGAGTTACATAAGATTAATGTAGTATTGTCTTGAACCAGGATTTAACGGATTTTTCGTGAGTCGATATGTTTTAGTACTCAAGAAGGCTTCGCCGTTTTTAGGATTGACAGGATCTTGAGGATCATATAGCATAAAAAAAAGCTCTGCACTTGCAGAGCTTTTTTTTATGCTATGTTAGGTCATGCCGAACTTGTTTCGGCAACCCATATGCTAAGTAAACGATGCGACCTGTCTAGTGGGGTCCCGAAACAAGTTCGGGATGACCTGTAACGTAACCTAAACATCCTGTCAATCCTAAAAATCCGTTAAATCCTGGTTCAAAACAAAAAAAGGCCGCTACATTACTATAGCGGCCCTTTTTATATTTTAGTCTCTAATTAGCTGACGCTGTTTTTTGAATCCTGAACTTCCAGACGGATAGCCTGAGCCAGGTTTTTCAGTTCCTGCATGCCTTTGCGCAAACGGGTACCTGCAGCGTTGTTTCCTTTGTTATAAAATTTGTCAGCATCAGCTTCCAGTGACGCGATGAGTTCCTTTACATCGGTAAATTTTTTCATGTGAATTACTCCTTTAAAAATACTTTGAGGTTTATTGTTTTAACATAGCTAATCTAACGCGTTTTTTCTTTAAAAAAAAATTTGCCTTTTAATTTTTAAGCCCTCTAAAAGCTTTTTTTCAGCAAGTTAGAGGTGGTTTGTTAAAAAAATCAATTCTCAGTTAGCAAGTTTTTAATTAAACAAACATCCCAATAGCATTCTTTAATTTTAATTGCGATAATTTTTACATTATCACAATTATGACATTCACATGAAAATTATTTGAACCACCTGTTATTTTCAATTAGTTAACATTAAATAAACACTGATTTTATTGATTATCAGGCAATAAGTTAACCCTTTTAGTATTTATTTAAGTAACAGTAAATGTTCTATACCCAGTATTTTTTTGGAGGTAAAACCCTCGCCGTATTTGGCGTTGATACTCTTTCCAAATTCACGACCACGCCCCTCTACCACCTGCACAAACTCTGGCGATGAAATGTAGGTTTGCGGCTCATGCTCCCAATCAGGATTATGAAACTGCGAGCCATAGGCAAAGATGCTGGCCATCTTTTTATCCCAATACTCGGTAACATCTACAATAATGTCGGGGTGGATGTAATTATCCTGTATAAAGTGCAGCACCTGGGTTGGGCGCCACTCCTGCTGCGCATTACCGGCATCGTCAAAAGTCTCTATCTTACGCAGGCCCGATAAGAAACAGGCTGTCTCAACCAGTTGATTTGCCCGGCCATGATCAGGGTGACGATCATGATAGGCATTGGTAATTACTACCTGCGGCCTAAACTTGCGAATGGCACCAATCACCTTTAGTTGATACTCGCGGGTATTTTCAAAAAAAGCGTCTGGGATGGCAAGATTCTCGCGCACGGCCAGGCCGAGAATTTCGGCAGCGGCGGCGGCTTCACTATCGCGAATCTCGGCAGAGCCGCGGGTACCCATTTCGCCACGGGTTAAATCAACAATACCTACTTTATGGCCCATGGCCACGTGTTTGGCAATGGTACCCCCGCAGCCCAGTTCGGCATCATCGGGGTGCACGGCTAAAACCAGTATATCTAACTTAAGCATGGCGCAAACTTAAGCATGTTGCAGCACTTGTGGCTGCAAGCTCAACAGTCTGTCAATCTTTTTACGGATCTTTGATGAAGTGGGCTTGGTAAACGGGTAGAAAAAGTCTACCACATGCCCCTCCTGGTCGATCAGATATTTATGAAAATTCCAGCGCGGCGCGTTGTGTACATGCCCGTTCTGCTTTTTATCCGCCAGAAATTTATACAGCGGATGTGCATACTCGCCCCGGACGCGTGTTTTCTCAAACAACGAAAAATGCGCATCAAAATTCATCACACAAAATTTGCTGATGCCGCTACCCTCCAAGGGTTCTTGTGCGCCAAAATCGTTTGATGGAAAAGCAAGCACTTCAAAATCTCTGCCGGCATAAAGGCGGCGCAGTTCTTCAAGCTCTTTAAGTTGTGGGGTGAAACCGCATTGAGAGGCGGTATTAACAATCAACAGCACCTTATCTTTATACTCGCTAAGGCTAATCTCTTCA
This region of Mucilaginibacter yixingensis genomic DNA includes:
- a CDS encoding histone H1 codes for the protein MKKFTDVKELIASLEADADKFYNKGNNAAGTRLRKGMQELKNLAQAIRLEVQDSKNSVS
- the bshB1 gene encoding bacillithiol biosynthesis deacetylase BshB1 translates to MLKLDILVLAVHPDDAELGCGGTIAKHVAMGHKVGIVDLTRGEMGTRGSAEIRDSEAAAAAEILGLAVRENLAIPDAFFENTREYQLKVIGAIRKFRPQVVITNAYHDRHPDHGRANQLVETACFLSGLRKIETFDDAGNAQQEWRPTQVLHFIQDNYIHPDIIVDVTEYWDKKMASIFAYGSQFHNPDWEHEPQTYISSPEFVQVVEGRGREFGKSINAKYGEGFTSKKILGIEHLLLLK
- a CDS encoding glutathione peroxidase, which codes for MDDKSIYQFRVKKLNGEEISLSEYKDKVLLIVNTASQCGFTPQLKELEELRRLYAGRDFEVLAFPSNDFGAQEPLEGSGISKFCVMNFDAHFSLFEKTRVRGEYAHPLYKFLADKKQNGHVHNAPRWNFHKYLIDQEGHVVDFFYPFTKPTSSKIRKKIDRLLSLQPQVLQHA